CCTTTCTTACAATCGAGAAAGGACGTAGCCGTATTCATAAAGACCTCATCAACATTCACACCGAATACATTACTCTtggaaaaattaattttcaagCCCGACACCATTTCAAATCCTCTCAACAACACTTTTAAAGACCAAAGATTTTTTGTAGATGCTTCACCAAGGATaatagtatcatccgcaaattgtacaATATCAACATGATCCACATCCCCATAAGAGAAAGGTTTAAAATCATCCAAGTTAACCGCTTTCCTAACCAAGGCAGTTAATCCTTCCATAGCTAAGACTAAGAGAAACGGCGACAAAGGATCCCCTTGACGCAAACCCCTTTGAACTTTGAAGTCTTTCGTGGCACTCCCATTCACCAACACGGACAAATGACTATTAAACACGCATGCTTCCATCCACTTCAACCAAATATCTCCAAACCCCATCCTCTTCATAAAAAATCTTAGATAATTCCAAGAAACGGTATCGTAAGCCTTTTCGAAATCAACCTTTAATAAGAAGCAACCCTTTCTCCTCCTCttagaccaatcaagaatctcatTCACCAATAAAATCCCATCCAACATGTTTCTACCCGGGACAAAAGCGGTTTGATTTATAGAAACCAAAGATCCGATCACCTTCTTAATCCTACCCGCCAACAACTTTGCAACGATTTTGTAAAGACTTCCAACCAAACATATGGGGTGGTACTCACTCAAAACTTGCGGGTTCTTGGTTTTAGGAATTAAGGTAATGAAAGACGAAGTTATGGATTTGACAAGCGTACCTTTTGTTTGAAGATCGGAACAAAATCTCACTATATCCTCCTTAAGAAGAGTCCAAAAACTCTTGAAAAATTCAAGCGTATAACCGTCCGAGCCCGGGCTCTTGTTACTATCACAAGACCATATCGCCTCCTTAATTTCCAACTCCGAAAACGGTCTCTCAATCTCCTCTTTATCCTCTTGAGATAGAAAAGAGAACCCAAGCTCCTTTGGTTCCGGCCTTTTACTTTTTTCCTCCTTGAAGAAATCTTTGAAATGATTGAAAACAAATTCCTTTACCTCCTTGACTTCCTCTAGTCTTTCCCCCTTTGATACAAGAGAGCACATCACATTCCGTTGCTTTCTAATACTCAAAGAATTATGAAAAAAACGAGTATTTCTATCTCCTTCGGCTAGCCACATTTGCCTCGATTTTAATCGAAGCAATCCCTCCTTCTTTTTGAGATTAAACCAAAATTCTTCCGCCGCTTTTGCCCTCTTGCAAACAACCTCCTCCGGAGCTTTACCTGCAAAGTGAACAAACTCGTTATCTAAAAACTCCATCTCCTCACAAGCATTGTCGATCTTAAGATCAACCCATCCGTACACCTCTTTATTCCACCACACTAATCTCCTTTTCAAAGCCTTCAACTTTTCAGAAAGCACAAAATCGCCCCTCCCTTTAACAATAATCTTCCCCCATTCTTTCTCCACAAAATCATTGAACTCCTTATGCTTCAACCAAGAATTATTGAACTTAAAAGCTTTCGGCCCCCAATCCTTCCTATTTTCATTCAACCAAATCGAAGCATGATCTGATAAATCTCTCCCTCCAATATATTGACCCGTTATTTTCCACTTTTCCATGAAACAATCCGAAAGCAAGAACCTATCAATCCTACTCATAGATTTCCCATAATTTTTAAACCACGTAAATTTTCCTCCCATTGTCGGTGGATCCACAAGCTCCATCTCCTCTATAAAAGCCTTGAAACAATAGATTTCTTTTTTGTAGCTCCTATTAGACATGCCAATTCTTTCCTCTTTGTTGGAGATATTATTGAAATCCCCACCCACACACCACGAAACCGGAACATTTTTTAGTTTGAAATCAATTAACGACTTCCAAAACCTTCTTCTAGAATTTAACTCACACGCCGCGTACACATTCACAAAATAGATCAAGCTCCCCTCCTTCTCTACACACAAACCCAAGAAACCCTCTCCTCTAAAACTGAACCTTAAATTGAGAAAGTCTTTCCTCCACAAAATAGCGGTGCCTCCTGACGCTCCCACTGCATCCAACATAGACCACTCAACATTTTCACCACCCCAAAACTCCTTAATAACACTTTCCTCCACCCCACTCATCTTTGTTTCTTGAATGAAGACAATGTCAGCCTCCTTTATTTGAATCAATTTACCAACTCTCTTTCTCTTTATTCTACCGCACCCCCCTCTAATGTTATAAGAGACAATTATCATTGGTCAACCGATTCAATCCCCTTTCCCCTTCTGCTCCCTTGAGCAACCTTTCTATCTAATTCCTCTACCATCACCAAAGGATCAGACTCAGTCGAATCCTTCAAAATTCCTAGTTTATTCAGAGATTTCCACATCCCCTCCGCAACCCTCCCCATATTTCCTTTAACTATCCTTGAATTGCAATTTCTAACATCACTACTATTCAGGCTAGACAGAGATTCACAGGAAATTGGTAAACCAGCTGATAGATTTTTAACAAATAAATCTTTGTTACCTGTGCTCGACGCTGGCTGTTCCACAGGATAGAAAAAATTCTCAACCTTCGATCCCAGATTAAAGACCTCCCTCATCTTCCTCCTACTAGCTTTTGAATTTTTGATCCTATTGCATTGAGCATCAAAATTAACAGCGGTTCTGTCCTCCACCTTATCTTCAGCATGCAAACTCTGAAAGTTGTCAACAACAGCTTTCTTCAAACGCACACGGCTTCTCATATAATTCAATTGCCCACCACACTCAGTATCAACCATATGCACGCTTGGAccacttttaattaaaatagttggCCCACCCTCAAAATTGTTTGCAACTAGGCCTTTCATGGTAGTAGGCCCACACCCCAAACCGTTTCCAGCCTTTTTCTTTCCGCTTCCTTCTATTACACCAGAGTTTATGAAAACTCCTGCTGGGCCCACAGACTTAGCCACCTCACTATCAAAAGGTAATATATTTCCTGACTCTACTGTGCAGGCTACATGAGTTGACGTATTCTTTGAAATACTATCTGAACACCTAAAGCTTACACCCTTTTGATCTACATACTCCTTTTCCATACAATAGCATTTAATGTTCTCACCTTTTCCTGTACCTTCAACGCCTCCACTACCATGCGCACCTCTACTACTAGCCTGCTCCTCTAGTTCCTCAGACCCACCGTAACGATGCTCCTTCTCCCCTCCGTCTTCTTCCCTTCCATCCTTCTCCGACGAGTAACTGCTTCCTTCAAAAACACTTGATGAATAGTCATCATCAGAAAAGATCTCCTTCTCTTCCATCGTAACCATAGCCTCTTCAATAACCATTATGTCAAGCCAAACGCCATACAGAAACACATACACCTTGTTTCTTATAGGTTCCAACGACTTAGTAAACACCATGCACGATAGAACATCTAATCTTGCTGGTTTAACTTCGAGAAAATCAGAAGAAGCTAATGAACCAATATCCGCTAAAAGTGCTTCTAAGAAACTTAAGTTCCTGACAAAACAAGGAATGCCATAAACCGATAGCCAGCAAGCTCTGGAGCATTCAACATCCTCCGGTTTCCACATTCTAACCTCCTTGAACCATTTGTTCGTCCAATCCTTCCCCTCCTCTAAAAGCACATTTAGATCACCTTCTACTGACTCCTCTAACAGACAAATATTGGGACCTAAGGATGTTGTTTGAACAGTCAAAATACCTTCCTCCAACAAGCTCTTGCTAACACCATACGCTAACCCCGGTCTCAGAGTGATTCCCACCCTAACCTTCTCATACTTGGACTTCTCTGCCGAAGACGATTTGTAGATAAACCCCGAGCAGCTAGTCTCCATGTTGACCTTATCATTTGGATTGTTACCTTTCACTGTGTCCGTGAAAGTCTTCTTGGTAACATCCACGCCACACGCTGCAGATGGTCCTGAAATTCCCTCCTTTCCTACATTGAACCGATCAATATTACTATTCCCTTCCAACACTTCTCCACCTCTACTTGCGACCTTCCTTTTGAACCTTGAAATATTAGCGTTAATCTTTTTTCCATCTAGTAGAATATTATTCAGCTTCACCTCCACCATTCTATCATTCTCAACGTTCACAATCCTCACAAAACCATATTTCTGCTCCCTCCAATCTTTCTTAGGAGGTATAACAATCTCATCGATCTCTCCTACACTCTTGAACTCGAAATACAGATCCCTAGCCCTCCAACCATTACCAAAGTCAGAAAAGAAAAAAGTTGTTGTGTGTCCCGGGACTCTCCCACTACTATTCTTTCTATAAGGTGATTTCTTTCCTAAGCTGTAAATTATTCGCTTTAACTTGTGCAACAAATTCAACTTCAACACTATTATTACGTGTTCCTTTTGAATGCTCAGATTCTTACAGTTAGTTCGTTCGGTTAATCCAGAAGGAGCAACAAAATGTCCTCGGTCAGAATGTTAGCTATATTTTTCAACATTAAGAAGAAAATCATCATTTGTTTTGCTAACATTTGAAGTGACATTTATCAAACATCAACAGTTTTTCAAAGAAAGTATCCGCAGAAGTACCAATAGTTTCTTCAGTAGCCATGGCAATTcgaaacgtcttaaaattgttggatcacggttctaaaaagtttgccaccgaagaaattaccgggtcgagtcgcggatcggtacgctttctttaagacgtttcgcggtactgcctaaattatgcaaaacaactcttaataaccacgacgcctccaggataaaacagcccagttctatactatacgattactacttgcacggtagataatcggtctagaaatacaccctcagatggtactaagaccattcaaatatggtatacatgccatcttagtatctggtataacaatcagtcgtagtaatttctcaaaccaagagaaatttcaataataattctctaaagagaatccaaaaaaaaattatacttgataatttctcaactcaagtGAGGAGAAATTAAgattattctctaaggagaattcaagaaagtactcggaaaattcaacgagtagaaagaaaggggggagaaggaaaaactcaaaataagtttttggtgtgttttggaatgaaacaagtgacttccttatataatgaagtaagttagccaagatttctaatctaagcaatgtggaactaaggagttttttcaactaatatacaatgtgggacttgacttaatgaactttttcaattcatctccctatattggaatatatgcATATTGTTCCAAAAGGATgtttaaacaaaatttaaaattacacAATTTCAAGAGTACAAGAACCatatatttgttttaatattgCTAAATTATTACAAAAGTTAACAATTGATCACAGGAAGCATCCATCTAAATCTAATTAATAATGATGATAGCAAaaactttatttaaaaaaatatatcttatATTAAAAGTACTATTGTAAAATAAAAGCAGGTGACCGGTTGCTTTGTGTAATGCTTGTAAAATGAAACAAGCTATTAACAAATTCAGTAATATTTTTATAAGAACTTCCCCCAACTCCAACAGCATTTGTTGCCAAAGCCTTCAATTGCATGACATTTCTCTTAATAATTTTCCCTTTCTCACCATCCATAATTTCCAATATACAATCCCTCATTCCATTTCTTCTCACAACTTGTTTCTCATCACATGGAACCCTAATTCCAATTTTCCAAACATCAACAATAAACTTAGCATTGGTAGCTTGATCTGACCATTGTGGCATTGCAACAATTGGAACACCTAAGCTTATAGCTTCCAAAGTAGAATTCCAACCACAATGTGTTACAAAACATCCTATAGATTCATGAGCTAGAACTTTTAGTTGATAGCACCATGTTACTACTAAGCCTTTTTGTgactttttttcaaaatctttggGGAGTTTGGTTTCTTCTAAGGGTTTAACTACCCATAAGAAATAACTTTCACAATCTTTTAAACTAGAAGCTACTTCTTCTAATTGCTCCTCATTGAGAGATACTAAACTACcaaaagaaacataaacaacagatCCTTTTGGCTTATTGTTAAGCCATTCTATGCATTCTTCTTCACTTTTGAATTGTGTTGCACCATAATCTTCATCATGTTTAATTCTTTTGTCTAAGAACATGGATGGAATGGATGGTCCTATTGTTCTAAAATTGGGCCAAATTTTCATAGTCCAATCAATCACCTACAAAGAACAATCCAAAAACGGTTACTCATTTTATTATACGcggttgttaaaaaaaaaattaaaaatgtctTATTTAAACTatgtgcaattttttttttaaaatgattgaatttttaattttaacaatAACGTTCACATAGGTACAATCAGCTTGTTTACCTCTTGGTCTAGTTCGTGGAAAGAATTGCAAAGGATCCAATCAGCTTGATCAAGGTTAGAAAATTGATCTATTGCTAGTTCAAGAAAACTTGGATCTTTTTCATAGCTTAATAAAAAAGAAGGCAAGTCCTTCTTGTGTAGTTTAGGTAACTCTGGAAGTGAAACCTCTTCCACATCAAGAGGAACTCGTAATTTTCCGATAAGTACATGATAGTATATACTATTAACACCAACATTTTGAGTTAGaaaaggaactccaataattccAAGCCTCTTAGCAACATCAAGAACCCAAGGATAGAATGcatcatatataacacaatcaatAGGGTTGTTTGTTTCACCAAGCCTCTCAATAAATTTCTCAAGATTTTGTGGTCCTACTTGCCAGAAATGATCCAAATATGCCCTAAAACTCTTTGCTTCGCTAAATCCGCCTGCGTCAAAGCCGTCGGATATGGTTTCGAGTGTAATGGAAGGTGGTAGTTTGTGTAACTTATTGGCAAAGAAAACGGTTGTGGATAGGGTTACTTTTATTCCTTCTTGTTGTAAAAGTTTGGAGAATTGTAGCATGGGGTTTATGTGACCTTGTGCTGGGAATGATAACACCAAACAATGCACTTTGTTCTCCATGTTAAAATTTCAACGAGTTGTTACTTGTTAGTCTTTGTGGTGGTGGTGTTGTGAGAAGGGCTGAGGAAATTATGACAATTTATGTGCGACAATGATTAcgacaataatttaattaatgacTTGAATAATTTGAAGGCCGACTATAATTGGATTTTTGTTTTTCTAAGTTGAAAATTCCGTAGTGTTAATGTCATTGATGgcgaaatttatgattttttaaattcATAAGCGGAGAAATTTAAGATTGACGCATTACTAATTTAAGCACTATCTAATTTAAATATTAGCCACAACAatactatttatttttttgcCAATACTCTTTCTTGTAAGAATAGTTTAAAATTTTGATCAACCAATGGTTAATTAAAGTGAATACGGTTAGTATAAGGATGACAAAAGAAACTTTAGGTGGGCTTGGATTTTTCAATTAGATGCCTTTAAAAGTTATGAAGGGATGTTTGATATTCATATCAAATATGGTCTTGAATATGTAAAGTTTATATGAATTTGATAAACTACAAATTTGTGTGTATATTTTCTAAGATGTTTTTATgtgttatttttcatttaaaatattcaaaattgttCTTGGGACGATTGTGCTAGTCCAACGATCTAGCAAGATCGCTCTGATACTAAAGATCTCGTTCATAATATATTTACAAAAGAATAATAAACATGTAGATACTTGCTAGAAGTCGTACACCATATTCgaactattattttttatcaacCAATAGATTCAATTTTACAGGCTCTTAGATTATGTGCAAACAGGGGACAATTTTAACCATTCGTCATATATAAACTCGTATATGCGCCATATACTTTTCCAATCATTCTTCCAAAGTTTCACATATTTAACCTTTTACTGTCATGAGTGTTGGAGTGATAACCTTATAGACACACCATTGTTCAACCACACCGGAGATCAGCACCATTTCTTCAAAGAGTTTTGTATCCACACATCATCCATATTATGTTCAACGTCGGAATAGTGACGCCGTCAGCTGGAATCACCTTCTAATTCTCATAATTTTCCATGTCGAATTCATCATAACTTTTCTGTTGCGTAGTTGCAACCgctcaattaatcaattaaatctTCAATAAATCTCTCAACCGATACTGGTAGGTTTAAATCCAGGTTGAATTGACGCTCATCGCAATGTCGAAAAAGACATTTCATCCCCTCTAATAAGGGGAGGCGACTCGGTCCAAGtaacttcttcaatttttttatctCCTCAAACTCTAATTCCTCCACATATCGGTAGAGAAACTTTCCAGATCCTACCGTCCTTCAAACTTTTTCATCAGTTTCTTCAAGGCCAAACTTCTAAGCAACCTCAAATACAAGTGCAAGCTCCTGAATTAGAAATGTTCTAGAGCGTTCAACAATTGCAAGTCGCACTTGGAATACAAGGAGTGAGTGAACTCATCATTAGAATTAAAATTTGATGCTGCAACAATAGAATGCACACCTTCTAGatgaaaaatttatttcaaatagAAGAAAATCAACAAATAGCTTCGTCTCAAGGCCACGTGTAGCGGGAGGTAGTGCAATGTGATAACCTCGGAGTCGCTCCTCGTGTGATTCTCGACAATGCCGCCTCAGTGAAAGGCTTATATGTCACTTAAATATCAACGCCCTTGGATCACCAATACCCCTCCTCATGGTGCTCGAGGTATAAGTAGTAGTCGCACACGTCCCGAGGATCGCCAACCTTTGAGATCTCTATCCCACCATTCTCAGGAAAGACATGGGAAAGGCGCCATGGTTCATGCCCCATCTCAAAGTCCAAGGAACCTGTTCTCAAACCATATTATCGACATTAGGATTCCCAAGTCTCTTGAAAATCCAGTGAAGTTCAATAATTATGAAGGAACCGAGGACTTGAACGAGCATATTGAACTAGTATATACCAGGCTTGACATATCACCACACTCAGAGTGTGGTGATATGAAAAAATTTATACTAAACCTCAAAGGAGCCTTCATGGTGTGGTTGAAAACCCTACCTGATGGATCCATTAAATCTTGGAAGAAGTTTTTGTTATAAATTTATAGCTCGGTTGACACCACGAAAGTGAAAACAAAAGACAATAGTTGTCCTTAGTAGAATCCAtcaaaaaatgaacaaaaatcTCTAGGAATATATCAATCGATTTAAGAAAGTGGTGGAAGAGGTAGGAGGATCAAATGATAGGCTGAAATGGTGGATCTTTGAGAAAGCATTGAGGATGGACTGCATGTTCTATGAAAAGTTAGGGCTAGAGGGAACTAGAAACATGATCAAACTTCTCACTATGACTCATTCGTATATCAATTATGAAGAAAATTTACTAGCATAAGATGTAGAAAGGAACAAAGGATAGTGAAAACTAATAATGGTCGGTCTAAAGATAGAAACACACACTAGTGGAGAGATGTTGTATACCATGATACTCATCAAGGACCACATGCCATACTTCCATCTTACACCCTTCTCATTACATCaagagaaaaatattttacaagaGTGTATGAATACCGATTTTCGATAGGACAAGAGGACAAAAGGAAGGATGACCGATAGAGGATTACAATTTCTCCTATAGAATCCAAGAAAAGAGATGCCTCGCCATGAAGGTGCGATCCCCTTCCTGGGATAAATCATCACTAAGAAATACTATCGATGTTGTTGTGAATACTAAGGAAAGAAGATATGGTAGAGAAAATAAGGAGGATGATCAAAGAGGGAAACAACAATTCATAACCTCTATAACTGAGGGAAATAACTTCCTTTCATCTATTAATGAAGACTTTCGAACTAATGAAAAtcattaagaaataagaaaagATTATTGAAGATGATCTAGAGAAGCTCATCCTTAGGTTTAAAGACATCAAGAAGGTAGGTAAAATTCCCAATTAGATCTTCCCCTAGTCATAACAACAACCATTACAAACTTTGATGTTTCAAGAATTTTGATTTATAAGGgaagtttgtgtgatattatgTACGCCAAACATTTCAAGAAATTGGCATTTAAGAAGGAGAAGTTCTCGTATTACATAGGCTATAATTTGCAAGCTCTAAATGGCACAATGATATGTCCCTCAGGATTCATAGAGCTAATGGTCACCTTCGGTAAAGTAAGAGACACACAAACAATATGTTTACAATTCTTTGTATGCAAAATGTGTATAATTGAATTTTAGGGAGGTTCTTCATTGCAACTCTAGACATCATGGCTTCCCCAATTCACCTAAAGATGTAATACCATAATATCCATGATGATACAATTAAAACATGTGCCTGCCTATTGGGAGCCCTACTCATAATAAAGCATTACAGCGTAGCCAGGATACGACATCAGCCGAGCATGAGAAGAATGACCTATTGTAAGTTAATTTCTTTAATCTTAACAAAAAATTGGATATTGTTGCAATTAATCATCAAACCATGGAAAAGGGTTCCAAAAGCAAGTACAATTTAATGCCTCataagttggtatgtgaaggcatcAACTATGGGAGAACAACAGCAGCTAATCCTCACAAATAGGAGAAAAAGGTTACTTGAAGGAAAAAGACTCCTCCCTAGATTTTGTGCATAATGAAAGGGTGGAGATCGACAGAGATTGGAAAAAAATGAACATCAAAACCCAAAAGTGTGCAATGACACTCTGCTCTAGAGAATTCTAGTGCCAATAGAGTATGATGGTAGAGCGACATATAAGTTTATTTTGTTACATATTTTTACCattaatgtaaaatcataaaatgtTGTCCTTTAGCtttcaataaaataaatgatttcttcacccaaattctttgttttatcgTCATATGAAAGACAAGTCCAATCTCGGCTTGCGCAAAGTCTAAATCAAAGACGACAAAGAATGATGTCATAAGCACTACAAGTGTATGACTAAAGAAGTCAAACCCCATTTACAAGAAGTCACTCAATCAAGGACACCAAAATATCGGATGTGTAGATGGTGATCCAGGCTCACCCCTTCATTAGTAGCTAGCCACTTTATAGCGCATGAGGTGAAGCCCTTTCATGTCAACCTTGAACACAGTTTTTACCTTTAGGGCAGGGAAGAGGAGTAGACACTTTGTCAAACTCTCTCCTTAGAGATGTCCAATAAAGCTTCTGAACAGAACCTCATGAGAGCTACAAAGACCAAGAATGGTGACTCATCATAGCTTCACAATTAAGCCCCAGAATAAAGATGTTGAGAAGAATCTGTCAACGATTCCTAAGACAATGCTTCTTCCATCAATCTCCCTATCTTTTCTCCCATGTTGTGTTTCTCACTCCCTACTAAGAAAACTACTTAATTACACAATTTTCCACTAAGATCCACCAAGATCAACCAAGATATATCCAAATGAATAGCGTGCCAAAAATATTCCTCACTAATCAATTACATATCATTTGCAAGTGATCTTTGTCGCCTTAATCTCGCTTAGCACGCCCATATATTACTTAGCAAGTAAACCATTCCTTTGCCTTGAAGTAACATAACCTTGAAGCTTTATGAACCACCATATCTCGCCTAGCATGCATATTAGCGAGTTTTGGTGCCTGGATGAGGTTTGCTTGGTCTTTTGCTGCTTAATTTTGGCTTACCGAAGTATTATCCTTGGCTAGGCGATCCTTGATGCTTGAATGGTGCCTTTTGCCTATTTTTGATGCTTTCTTGGTCCTTTTTTCTATACTTGATAAATACGTAGTTAAGAGGTTCACACGCgtattttatcatattttcgtgataaatttgaagttttttttcatttattgcttttaaaataagttaataagTGATTATATACTTTGTGTatttttggcacttatcactcaTGAACTACTCAAGGCTGATTGTTATTGGCCTACTCTGGAGAATGATAATGCAGAACTCAAGAAAATGTGACAAATGCCACAAACACTCTAACCTACATCACACACCAACTGAAATTTGCCACTCTGTCACGTTTCCATGGCCATTTTACCAGTGAGTATTGGACATACTAGGACATTTTCCATAAGGGTCTGGCCAACTAAAGTTCCTAATCATCGTTGTAAACTAATTTACAAAGTGGATAGTGGCAGAGGCCTTCTCCAAAATCACAGCAGAATGAGTTCATCGCTTTTATTAGTATCGAATCATATGAATGTTTAGTTTACTAAGAGTTATCATCTCATACAATGACACACAATTCTCTAGCTCAATTATGGTCGATTTCTACCAAGACATAGAGATGTAAACAAATTTCATTTCAGTTATTCACGCACAAGAAAATATGTAGGTCGAGTCGGCGAACAAGGTGATATTGGGATGAATAGAAAAATTGAAGAATCTCAAGGGTTTATGGGCCGAATAACTCCCCAAAGTATTATGGTCATATCACATCACTCCATATTCAACTACCAAACATTAAGATGTTATGACATATGTTTTTTACTGTAAGCTCACAATCAGTTGTAACAAGAgatcaagatgttatgacatcttgcttAACATCCTTCAAGcatcatgttttagcaaaattctgTCAACCCCAAAAACAAGGAGTTAATAGTTAGTTATTTACCATTTTCTATTCAATAACGTGAGATGCTTTTGAACCACTAATGTATGAAATTTCTTTAAAATGTGTTGCTTCAAACATTTGAAGCATAGTAGCATCTTTCCACAAAGCGGAAAGACCTTAAATGGGGAACCCTGTCTTAAAAAATTGATGAATGGGGAGATTAACAATATGAATGTTGGATCCCCAAAGAGGAATTCTTGCGGCCCTCGGAGGAAATATGA
The Vicia villosa cultivar HV-30 ecotype Madison, WI linkage group LG6, Vvil1.0, whole genome shotgun sequence genome window above contains:
- the LOC131612194 gene encoding mogroside IE synthase-like codes for the protein MENKVHCLVLSFPAQGHINPMLQFSKLLQQEGIKVTLSTTVFFANKLHKLPPSITLETISDGFDAGGFSEAKSFRAYLDHFWQVGPQNLEKFIERLGETNNPIDCVIYDAFYPWVLDVAKRLGIIGVPFLTQNVGVNSIYYHVLIGKLRVPLDVEEVSLPELPKLHKKDLPSFLLSYEKDPSFLELAIDQFSNLDQADWILCNSFHELDQEVIDWTMKIWPNFRTIGPSIPSMFLDKRIKHDEDYGATQFKSEEECIEWLNNKPKGSVVYVSFGSLVSLNEEQLEEVASSLKDCESYFLWVVKPLEETKLPKDFEKKSQKGLVVTWCYQLKVLAHESIGCFVTHCGWNSTLEAISLGVPIVAMPQWSDQATNAKFIVDVWKIGIRVPCDEKQVVRRNGMRDCILEIMDGEKGKIIKRNVMQLKALATNAVGVGGSSYKNITEFVNSLFHFTSITQSNRSPAFILQ